The Ziziphus jujuba cultivar Dongzao chromosome 7, ASM3175591v1 genome includes a region encoding these proteins:
- the LOC125423784 gene encoding uncharacterized protein LOC125423784, which translates to MSLRKFFVLKICCKNLRPAYANLMHSYYMCLFDLQLIDPVDKTAERDLSLVKELGLKLIYAMNTHIHADHITGTGLIKTKVPGVKSVISEASKSKADLLIQAGDKIYFGDLFLEVGPKQLVTYIISFLQSGAEKLVVSVVILFYGELYYTEACILVSVTKEIENIIRL; encoded by the exons ATGTCATTGAGGAAATTTTTTGTCCTGAAAATATGCTGTAAGAATCTTAGACCTGCGTACGCAAATTTGATGCATTCGTATTACATGtgtttatttgatttgcagTTGATTGACCCAGTTGACAAGACAGCGGAGAGAGACCTTTCCCTTGTTAAAGAGTTGGGACTCAAGTTAATTTATGCTATGAACACGCATATCCATGCTGACCATATAACTGGCACTGGCCTCATAAAG ACCAAGGTTCCAGGTGTGAAATCTGTCATTTCTGAAGCAAGCAAATCAAAAGCGGACCTCCTGATTCAAGCTGGTGATAAGATATATTTCGGTGACCTGTTTTTGGAGGTTGGACCAAAGCAGCTTGTTACttatataattagttttttacaAAGTGGAGCAGAGAAGCTTGTTGTTtctgttgttattttattttatggagaACTATATTATACAGAAGCATGCATACTTGTTTCTGTTACCAAAGAAATTGAGAATATTATTAGGTTGTGA